In the genome of Aptenodytes patagonicus chromosome 18, bAptPat1.pri.cur, whole genome shotgun sequence, one region contains:
- the SLC2A6 gene encoding solute carrier family 2, facilitated glucose transporter member 6 isoform X2 → MEPSAREPLVRKTRSSYRTFTESAGKRLDKEYLRSLHNKRLYLAVFAAVLGNFNFGFALVYPSPVIPALEAHPSPALRLNQHMASWFGSVFTLGAAVGGLSAMLLNDRLGRKLSIMFSALPSAVGYALMAGAQGIGMLLLGRVLTGYAGGVTSASIPVYISEISHAGVRGMLGACPQLMAVLGSLVLYALGLVLDWRWLAVAGEVPVLTMIILLCFMPNSPRFLLSQGKDDEALRSLCWLRGKDTDYAREYEQIKDSVRKQSQRVSCAEIKDPFIYKPILIAVGMRFLQQLSGVTCVLVYLQSIFKKTSVILKPEYDAALVGLVRLFSVAIAAVSMDKAGRKILLFVSAGVMLVSNLTMGLYIHFVPASQNGTIANKTLVSSANLPAEPTNYITLIPLLATMFFIMGYAMGWGPITWLLMSEILPLKARGVASGLCVVVSWLTAFTLTRFFLWVVEVFGLEVPFLFFAVICTGNVLFTGCCVPETKGRSLEQIEAFFRTGRRSFMR, encoded by the exons ATGGAGCCGAGCGCACGGGAGCCCCTCGTGAGGAAGACGAGGTCCTCATATCGGACCTTCACCGAGAGCGCTGGCAAGAGGCTCGACAAAGAGTACCTGCG GAGCCTCCACAACAAGCGGCTCTACCTGGCTGTGTTTGCCGCTGTCCTGGGGAACTTCAATTTCGGCTTCGCCCTGGTTTACCCCTCGCCCGTCATCCCTGCCCTGGAGGCTCACCCCAGCCCGGCGCTGAGGCTGAACCAGCACATGGCATCCTGGTTCGGG TCGGTGTTCACGCTGGGAGCGGCAGTGGGGGGGCTCAGTGCCATGCTTCTCAATGACCGCCTGGGCCGCAAACTGAGCATCATGTTCTCGGCGCTGCCCTCCGCCGTGGGATACGCGCTGATGGCCGGTGCCCAGGGGATCgggatgctgctgctgggccGCGTGCTGACGGGCTATGCCGGCGGCGTGACATCCGCCTCCATACCC GTCTACATCTCGGAGATCTCCCACGCCGGGGTCAGAGGCATGCTGGGCGCTTGTCCTCAGCTCATGGCAGTGCTGGGCTCCCTCGTCCTGTACGCGCTGG GGCTGGTCCTGGACTGGCGCTGGCTGGCTGTTGCAGGGGAGGTGCCCGTGCTCACGATGATCATCCTGCTCTGCTTCATGCCCAACTCGCCCCGGTTCCTGCTCTCCCAGGGGAAGGATGATGAGGCCCTGAGGTCGCTGTGCTGGCTGCGGGGCAAGGACACGGACTACGCCAGGGAGTATGAGCAGATCAAGGACAGCGTGAGGAAGCAG AGCCAGCGGGTTTCCTGTGCCGAGATCAAGGACCCCTTCATTTACAAGCCCATACTGATCGCGGTGGGGATGAGGTTCCTGCAGCAGCTCTCCGGTGTCACCTGTGTCCTCGTGTACTTGCAGTCAATATTCAAGAAAACATCCGTCATCCTG AAACCAGAGTACGATGCAGCTCTTGTTGGCTTGGTACGTCTGTTCTCGGTGGCGATCGCTGCTGTGTCGATGGATAAAGCTGGGAGGAAGATTCTTCTTTTTGTATCGG CTGGTGTCATGTTGGTCTCCAACCTGACCATGGGGCTCTATATCCACTTCGTGCCAGCTTCTCAGAATGGCACCATTGCCAACAAGACCCTGGTGAGCTCTGCCAACCTTCCAGCTGAGCCGACCAACTACATCACCCTCATCCCCCTCCTGGCAACCATGTTCTTCATAATGG gtTATGCCATGGGCTGGGGCCCCATCACTTGGTTGCTGATGTCGGAGATCCTCCCTCTGAAAGCCCGCGGGGTGGCCTCGGGCCTCTGTGTTGTCGTGAGCTGGCTGACAGCCTTCACCCTGACCCGGTTCTTCCTCTGGGTCGTG gaagtctTCGGCCTCGAGGTGCCCTTCCTATTCTTCGCTGTCATCTGCACCGGGAACGTCTTATTCACAGGCTGCTGCGTTCCAGAAACCAAAGGCAGATCTCTGGAACAGATCGAGGCCTTCTTCAGGACTGGCCGGAGGTCGTTCATGAGGTAG
- the SLC2A6 gene encoding solute carrier family 2, facilitated glucose transporter member 6 isoform X1, whose translation MEPSAREPLVRKTRSSYRTFTESAGKRLDKEYLRSLHNKRLYLAVFAAVLGNFNFGFALVYPSPVIPALEAHPSPALRLNQHMASWFGSVFTLGAAVGGLSAMLLNDRLGRKLSIMFSALPSAVGYALMAGAQGIGMLLLGRVLTGYAGGVTSASIPVYISEISHAGVRGMLGACPQLMAVLGSLVLYALGLVLDWRWLAVAGEVPVLTMIILLCFMPNSPRFLLSQGKDDEALRSLCWLRGKDTDYAREYEQIKDSVRKQSQRVSCAEIKDPFIYKPILIAVGMRFLQQLSGVTCVLVYLQSIFKKTSVILKPEYDAALVGLVRLFSVAIAAVSMDKAGRKILLFVSAGVMLVSNLTMGLYIHFVPASQNGTIANKTLVSSANLPAEPTNYITLIPLLATMFFIMGSLRPRGALPILRCHLHRERLIHRLLRSRNQRQISGTDRGLLQDWPEVVHEVGAAIRQPCQATSPRAQGLQRKQLCCWRWRLELSAKAMGEERAAMTVLLWM comes from the exons ATGGAGCCGAGCGCACGGGAGCCCCTCGTGAGGAAGACGAGGTCCTCATATCGGACCTTCACCGAGAGCGCTGGCAAGAGGCTCGACAAAGAGTACCTGCG GAGCCTCCACAACAAGCGGCTCTACCTGGCTGTGTTTGCCGCTGTCCTGGGGAACTTCAATTTCGGCTTCGCCCTGGTTTACCCCTCGCCCGTCATCCCTGCCCTGGAGGCTCACCCCAGCCCGGCGCTGAGGCTGAACCAGCACATGGCATCCTGGTTCGGG TCGGTGTTCACGCTGGGAGCGGCAGTGGGGGGGCTCAGTGCCATGCTTCTCAATGACCGCCTGGGCCGCAAACTGAGCATCATGTTCTCGGCGCTGCCCTCCGCCGTGGGATACGCGCTGATGGCCGGTGCCCAGGGGATCgggatgctgctgctgggccGCGTGCTGACGGGCTATGCCGGCGGCGTGACATCCGCCTCCATACCC GTCTACATCTCGGAGATCTCCCACGCCGGGGTCAGAGGCATGCTGGGCGCTTGTCCTCAGCTCATGGCAGTGCTGGGCTCCCTCGTCCTGTACGCGCTGG GGCTGGTCCTGGACTGGCGCTGGCTGGCTGTTGCAGGGGAGGTGCCCGTGCTCACGATGATCATCCTGCTCTGCTTCATGCCCAACTCGCCCCGGTTCCTGCTCTCCCAGGGGAAGGATGATGAGGCCCTGAGGTCGCTGTGCTGGCTGCGGGGCAAGGACACGGACTACGCCAGGGAGTATGAGCAGATCAAGGACAGCGTGAGGAAGCAG AGCCAGCGGGTTTCCTGTGCCGAGATCAAGGACCCCTTCATTTACAAGCCCATACTGATCGCGGTGGGGATGAGGTTCCTGCAGCAGCTCTCCGGTGTCACCTGTGTCCTCGTGTACTTGCAGTCAATATTCAAGAAAACATCCGTCATCCTG AAACCAGAGTACGATGCAGCTCTTGTTGGCTTGGTACGTCTGTTCTCGGTGGCGATCGCTGCTGTGTCGATGGATAAAGCTGGGAGGAAGATTCTTCTTTTTGTATCGG CTGGTGTCATGTTGGTCTCCAACCTGACCATGGGGCTCTATATCCACTTCGTGCCAGCTTCTCAGAATGGCACCATTGCCAACAAGACCCTGGTGAGCTCTGCCAACCTTCCAGCTGAGCCGACCAACTACATCACCCTCATCCCCCTCCTGGCAACCATGTTCTTCATAATGG gaagtctTCGGCCTCGAGGTGCCCTTCCTATTCTTCGCTGTCATCTGCACCGGGAACGTCTTATTCACAGGCTGCTGCGTTCCAGAAACCAAAGGCAGATCTCTGGAACAGATCGAGGCCTTCTTCAGGACTGGCCGGAGGTCGTTCATGAGGTAGGAGCTGCCATCCGCCAGCCGTGCCAGGCAACCAGTCCACGTGCTCAAGGGCTACAAAGAAAACAGTTGTGCTGCTGGAGGTGGAGGCTGGAGCTCTCTGCGAAGGCAATGGGAGAGGAACGGGCAGCAATGACCGTCTTGCTTTGGATGTAG
- the MYMK gene encoding protein myomaker yields MGSLVAKLLLPTISTLVFLPTISIAAKRRFHMEAMVYFFTMFFVAIYHACDGPGLSVLCFMRYDILEYFSIYGTALSIWVSLMALAEFDEPKRSTFIMFGVLTIAVRIYHDRWGYGVYSGPIGTAVLVITVKWLQKMKEKKGLYPDKSVYTQQIGPGFCFGALALMLRFFFEEWDYTYVHSFYHCALAMAFVLLLPKENKKAGNAGTPARLDCSTLCCCV; encoded by the exons ATGGGTTCGCTGGTGGCCAAGCTTCTTCTGCCCACTATCAGCACCTTGGTCTTCCTCCCCACCATCAGCATCGCAGCCAAGCGGCGCTTCCACATGGAAGCCATGGTCTACTTCTTCACCATGTTCTTCGTGGCG atttacCATGCATGTGATGGCCCTGGCTTATCAGTGCTGTGCTTCATGCGCTACGATATCCTGGAGTACTTCAGCATCTATGGAACAGCTCTGTCCATCTGGGTGTCCCTGATGG CCCTGGCAGAGTTTGATGAGCCGAAGAGATCGACCTTCATCATGTTTGGCGTCCTCACCATCGCCGTGAGGATCTACCACGACCGCTGGGGCTACGGCGTCTACTCGGGACCCATCGGGACGGCCGTCCTGGTGATAACCGTGAAATGG ctacaaaagatgaaagagaagaaagggctCTATCCAGACAAGAGCGTCTACACCCAACAGATCGGTCCCGGCTTCTGTTTTGGGGCATTAGCACTGATGCTGCGGTTCTTCTTTGAG GAGTGGGATTACACCTACGTGCACAGCTTCTACCACTGCGCCTTGGCCATGGCCTTcgtgctgctgctgcccaagGAGAACAAGAAGGCCGGGAACGCCGGGACCCCCGCCAGGCTGGACTGCTCCACGCTCTGCTGCTGCGTCTGA